GAGACCATCAATTATGTAACACACCCAACCCATCACTTACCTTCAGGTGCTACACTTTATCTTCCAAAGAGGTATCAGCAATGGTTTCAACAAGTACCGATAGTGCATCAGCTACTACCACTACTAACTTGCAGCTATACATTCAAGCGGGTAGGTCTTTCACACTCACTATCAGCTCTATAACCTATGATACTTAGAGTAATCTCCTGCAGGCGGAGGTCGGCGCCTCATCATGGTCGAAACTACTTTATCCATTTCAGAAATGAAGCAAAAGATCGAAGAGATAACCGGCATACCTCAAGAGAGACAGAGGTGGGCTGTGCTACCCTCCGGCCCAATCAACGTTGAAAACGATGGCGATGACATCGGATCCGTACTGAAGCACAAGAGCACCCTCCATGTGCAGGATTGCTCTTTGTTGGCCGACCAAGCCGAAAGCCAAGAACCCTTTGCAGGGCATCAGTGGCGAACGACGACGGTCGATGGAACCGATCTCCACCAAGGAGACACGATCGATCCAGGCTTTAACGGCCAAGTACCCCAAAATCGAGGTACACACATATTTGGGGACACTCGGAGCAAGGACGGCGCTCTCAAACAGGGCGATCAGTATCAGCCTAGGAACGCGTTCCAACACACTCAGAAACAGGGTGAAGAATACGCTGTGCCGAATGGCGGAGCAAGTGCTGGTAGCCTACAGCATCGTGGGAATTGGTATGAGCAAACGTCTACCCAGAACACGAATCACATCCAAGGCGATACGATCCAGGATGGCTGGCGCGGGCCGGCCCCTAGGAACGCCGGTAACCATCGTTTCGGAGTCACCTTCTCCAAGGGAGGCAGTCTCCATCAAGGCAACAAGTTCGGACAGTCCGCCTTGGCTGGCGACGGAACCAATACATCTGCGAATGCGGAGGAACCCTCAGACTGACTTGGATGTTGGTTCCTTTTATCAAGTGGCCTACGGATATTGTATGCGAGTTTCATCGAGAGAAGTTGCCAGCTTGAGCCTATCCCTGCTGATCCAATCACTTGGGTCGTCCAATAACAAATTGGTTTGGGGAGCTTTTAGCTTTTgcttttaaatatttatactATCCTCTTTCAAGACGTAGTTTCAGTCATCAAGATGCCTGGTTGCTTATCACACTCTTCGTTAACTACTACTACCACGTACTGGGCTATCCGAGAGCTGTGACGTTGAAAAGGCATACACAGGCCACACTGCTCATTACCTGTAAATACACCACCACCGGGTCCGACCACTGCCGCCATACACCATTATGCATCACCACAATTACAATCAGTCGAATGACACAAGATGGTATGAAGATGGCTTAAAAGACATCGCCTTCTCCATACGTATCCCCCTGTCTCGCCTTCGACTggcccttgatgatggtggtgccGAAGTCATGGCCAAGTTTGCCAACAGGTGTCCAGCCACTGAAGTCCCGAGCTATGTAATCGCCTTGCTTGAGAAACGAGTTTCCATCCACCTCTGTCCGTTCGTAATGATGCTTCTTTCCTCTAGAAACGATAGCGTCCCGAATAGCTTTAGTGAGAAGAGTGTCTGCATTCTCTTCGCTCGCCTTGCGCAGCATTTCTAGTGCCGGTGTTTCCTGGGAATTCCCTTGCAGTTCTTTAACCTCGATGGCACAGAGGGCTTTCTGAGCTTCGATGACGGTTGGGAATAGCGTTTCTAGCAAGCCAAGTGTCTCAGAAATGTCGGTCAAGAGTATGTCAAGATGTCTTTTCTCATAGAGCGCCCACTTCGTCAATTTCGTCCACGACGTCCCTTTCAATCTCTTTGAAACAATGTCGTCGGTCTTTTGGTTCAACGCTTGCTGAGACCCATGCAACTCGCCAGCGACGCAGATATCAAAAGTTTCGCTGTTCGGTGACGGTTGTGGCCTCGTATTAGCATAGCGTTTTGATTTCTGCTCCATCTCTTGCATGTCTTGCAATATTGAGTCCACGAGTCTGTTTGCTTGCGCGGCTTCTTCATGAGTGATGAGAACTTTGCAGACCCGGCCAGTTCGAGGGTCTGGAAGTACCCCAAACGCAACGGCGAGTCTGGTGAGACGGAGTTTGAGGGCACCCAGCCGAGTCTGACACCTGCTGAAGTCTCTTCCGAAATTTCGCCCGAGCTGCACGTACTCGAAGCACTGAATAATTGAGACGAAGGAGCCGGAGATGGAGCCGGCAAGGGAAACGGCTCCTAGTGCAAGTCCAACGGCTTCCATGGTGTCAACGAGGACGTATTGCCAAGGTTATTGAGGATTAAAACAGTATTCTTTCGGAGCCGTGCTgtatgaggatggcgagctcGGCTGTTTATGGAGGGGAATTACATCCATGATGTGTGGCCTGAGACGAGGCGCAGTTCGCGAGTGTTGCACGAAAGCAGCTTCTGATTAGTCGGGGTGGCCCCACCACGGGGCTATGCGCGGTTGAAAAGGTGGATTTAGCGATATGCTCATTTCACAAATACAAGTGGTTATCAGAAAGTAGGGTCAAGCCAACAGAACTTATTAGTCTGTATCTCCCCTTCGCCAGCCCCTTGTTGCCTCAGCATCCCTCGACTAGGAGACAGGCGATTATTGAACATCTGAAATGTACGAGaagattaaagatataataaacgTCGGTTATTGCTATGGCTGCTACCTATGAGTTGAGAGCCATCTACAATCCACCGGCTAATTGCAGGGAATGTGGCAATGGAGCCCTTCTCAACTTCAACACTCCATAGTTACCCAGTTGTCCTCGTGACCCTTGTAATGAAGTGAAAACTTTCCTTTACGGAGAGCAAGTAATTACTGCTTGTACTCCACAGACGCAggctcagccatggcgaCATCATTCCTCCGAACAGCCTTGTCAGCGTCTGCGCTGCTTCTATCAGCACTGTTCTGATCGGCAACGTCACCTTCGAGAACATTGCCACCTTCGAGGCCGCCATTGTTGAGAATGGGGGTTTCGCCCACGGTGATCTGGGGTGCCACCTCGTACTTGCCATCACCACGCTCGACACGGTGGCCCgggatgaggatgttgagaAAGCGCGGAGCGATGAATGCACCAACGATGAAAATGACAACCATGTGCATAAGCACAAAACTGTAGATGAATGGTGGGTCGTCGGCGTGACCATTGAGGAATTTGGGGTAGGCAAAAGAAAACACCAGTGCCACAGCAGGACCGGTGATGTACTTGAGGCAGATGGGCCAAATCCAATGAATCTTCCAGTTCTTGGAGCCGCCGAGGATGGCACGGTTCAGGTCGCGGCGGAGTTGGTTGCCCTAGATACAATCGTCAGATACACGATAGAGATATCCTGGAAAAGGAGATGTACATACCGAGTAGAAAGCCGCATACCAGAACCGGCTGAGGATAGGGTTGCCGCCCCAGAATCTGGGAGCAGGGACATTTGGAGTCTTGCTGACAAAGGCAGAGAATAGAGCGCAGGCAATGAAAAGGCCAAAACCAACGCCAGCACCAACACTGGGGTTCACAAggtgaccaaggaggaggccgatGACAATGGAGGCGACATAACCGCCATTGTAGACAAAATAGCTGATGGCGCCAATTTGATCAACAGGGTCTCTCCAGCGGTAAAGCGTACAGGCCATGTAGGTCTCAGACCAGACGGTGATGAAGAGAGCAACGTCGTTGACAAACATATCGACAGCATCGAGAGTGTTGAAGCCAAACTCGCTGCTATAGATGAGTGAAGTCAACGCACCCAGGATAATGACCGAGGTAGAGATGACCCAGCGAGGTACACGTTGGCCGAGGTCGGTGTCACAGAGGAGCGTGACCAGCACCTCAGCCAAGGCAAACACACATGTgagtccaagaagaaccaAGGTGATGAAGAACAATGCTGAGAAGAAATTGGACCCAGGCATCTGTGCAAGAGCCTCTGGGTAATAGAAGAAACCGGAGCTGAAGGTAGACAAGGGATCTACTTCGCCAGGGTTGATGGCCAGGAATCCGACAACGCCCATGACAGCCAATGCCGAGATGATCTCAATGGCTGAGTTGCTCAGTGCGATGATGAAAGCATCCTGGACGGCGTTGGCAAACTTGTTGTTGTATGAGGCGTATGACGTGAAGTAACCAAAACCAACGCCAATCGAAAAGAACATTTGTCCAAAGGCATCCTGCCATACTCGGGGACCCTCGAGGGACTCGCTTCGCCACATGCCGACATACAGCTTGAAGCCATCAGAGGCATTGGGAAGCGAAAGTGATCGGATAGCCAGAATTGCAATCATGACGAGCGGCAAGGCCATGGTGATGTAGATGACACGTCCTGTGAGGCCAACACCCTTGAAGGTACACATCCAGACGACGAACCAAATCATGATACCCCAGCCAAAGGTCTCACCAATGATGCCGCGGCCGGGATAAGACTTGAGACCaccgccatcctcatcacctcCGGTTGGAGGGATGTTACGAACAACCTCGTTCAAGAAGAAGTCGACAGTGTCTCCACCCGCCCAAGGCAAGGGACTCTTGAAGGATAGCCGGAAATATGTCATGGCCCAGGCTAGAATCGGGACATAGTAGCCCACGACACTGAAACCGTTGAACACCATGGACAGGCCAATACCCTTTGCTCGATGGTTGACGTTGTTCCAAGCAATGACACAGCCACCACGGTAGGCCTGTCCGAGTGTGAtttcgaggaggaggatgggaaTTCCAATAAGGAAGAGGGCGACGGCATATGGAATGAAGAACTGCAGGCCGTAGTTGTTGAACACGACAGATGGGAATCGAAGCAGGTTACCCAGGCCGACAGCACCACCCATAGCGCAGAGCACGAACTGCGATCGCGAGTTAAAATTGTCGCGACCATCGTCATCCTTTGCCGAGTCTGGTGCAAGCATCAAGAAGATTCTCTTTGCCAGGCCCGGCTTCGGGCCACCCTCGGCTTTCGCCATGTTGAGCGGTAGGGATAAAGGGGGAAGAATAACAGAGTGAGGAGGACCCTTTATGCAGGATAATGCAAAACAAGTGGGTGTCAGGGAAGATGGGGATGAGCCATGGAACTTTCTTCgaagggaggaggatggtggaGCAGATCGTTCCATATATACCCCAGATCAGAGCTGGAAGAGTGACGTGCAACCCCAGACCAGCCAAGATCTTGGAGAGGTTGCCGAGAAGTCCGTTTGATAGGCAATTGTTCCATCATTGGATTCTGAAAGGAAGGTAATCGAGGGCAATGGCGTTGCCAAGATATACCCCAGCACAGCATGCCAATAATCCATGAGCTTGGCGACTCGGTTCTTACGCCAAGATGCTCCTCTCCAATCCTGACGAGTGCCAATGCAATCCTCTATCTCGTGATTTGTACCGCCAAGCGACAGGAACGGAAGGTACAAGAATGCCAACAGTCCATTGATAAAGCGCCGTAATTCTCCTTAATAAGAAGCCAAGAATGCCAATGTTGAACCTGGGGTACCGTAGCCTGCTTTCAGCAGGTGGGCTTGGATGATGCCTTGTGGTCGCATGACCAACCCGCCAAGATACATAAAGCCATGGCATAATATTCATATGGTCCAATAATAGAGCATGCGAATTTCAAGGGCATAAAATCAGCTGGGACGAGCCTCGGGCGGGAAAAAAGGGAGGATCGAGGCGGAATGGGTTGGTGGGTTCTCTACTGACTTTTTGGCGAACGTGAAGGGGGTTTCACAGCGCGTTTCAGCTAGAAATCTGCAGATAGAAACAGggtccagctcctccagtaTGCCATATTTCAAGACCAGAAGCTAAAAACTATCCCGACAAGCAGGCAAAGTTCATGTACGCCGCCTTGGTCAGGAAACGCATCTTCTTTCCCCACACAATCAACAATCCAGCAGCCATGGTAATAACAAAAGACAGGCACCCGACCGTGATAAATGTATCCGTTACCCCCATGCTGTCGATCCAAGGCTGGATACCAAAAGTAAGGGCACTGCCAATGAGATTTCGGATCAGAATAACCGTAGTGACAGCCTCGCCGTCAATGGCTTGGTAGCAATCAACAGTATAGGCCACCGTGAGTGCTGCAGCAACTGACAGGCCGAATCCCACTAGTCCCATGCCGATGATGGGTGCAATCCAGGGTAGATCTTTAGCTGCACCGACGCCGTAGAGGATCAGACCTCCAGGCATGATGAAGGCCGTTGGTAGGAAAGCCCAGAGACGGAACTCGGGCTCACGCCAGCCACGGTTGCGGCGGGATAGAAACATGGTGAGTTGGTCGTTGAAGGAACCAGCAAAGTAAGAACTAAAGGCGCGCGATGGTTAGAGCGCCTTTTTTGTTATGCGGTTATCGTCAAAACTTACCCAAAGATTGCGCCAACAAGTGGCGAGAGCCAAATAAGGCCAAGAGCATCGTTGCCAAAATTGTAAGGTGCCGAGCCTAACATGGTGGCAGTGGTTGTGCCCAGAACACTGATCCACGAGACAGAGGCTCCGTACATGATCCCACACTATTGAGCATCAGTATTGCCGCGTCAGCACCTTAAGCCGTACTTACCCAGAGGATGACTGGGAACCAAGCCAGTTGCAGTGGCTGATAACATTGCTTGGCCAAGACGCCAAGACTACCTGGGAAGACGGTCCACAGGCTGGTCTGGAACCTAAAGTTGTCTGCATCCAAGACTTCGCCCACCCTGTGGACAGAAGTGTTGCTGCCGTGGTGCTGCAGATCGTTCTTTTCGTCCTtgacttcttcttgggctgtCTTGTGATCTTCTGAACTGGACTCCTGAGTGGGCGTGCCTCGTTCATCGGGATCGAAGGTGGTTGACTCGACTTGAGATGGCTTTCTGATGAAGCAACTTTCCTCAAGAGTCAAGAACATGACAACCCAGACGACGCCGCAGAGAATGGCTCCCCACCAGTACACCCAACGCCAGTGCAGTGTCTTGACCATGTAGCCGGAGGCGATGGGGCCGACAGAGGATCCAAACATCAGACCGAATGAGTAGATGCCGAGTCCGAAGCCTCTCTCATGGGTAAAGAGGACATCTGCGATCGAAATCGGAATCAAGGCTTCGTAGGGGGCGCGGCCCAGGCCAAAGAGGACGTGGGCGCCGATGAAATCGCCAGAGTTCTTGGCTTTGGCGAGCCATATCTTGCTTGCGATGACGATAATCAGGCTGGATAAATAGGTGAATCTGCGACCAAGTTCTATTTACTGTCAGTAGTCGAGTCAATAACAAGGTCATCAATGCTTTGCTCACTGTGGGAGAGAGGAGTCAGAAAGACATTGCCAACACCAAGCATCAACAGAGTCAAAGCCATGCCAACATTGAGAAGGGTGATGGTCGTCCCAAGTGCCTCCTGGATATTAACATAGATAGAGGCTTCCCAGTTGCCCAGGGCAGTCATGAGTGTACCATAGGCGATCAGGAGGAACAGGTGATACCTCTTGCGCCAGACAGACCAGCGTAAGGGATCTGTCAAGTCATCGGCCGGAGTGGGTATCAAGATGACAGCAGCGGTCGAGTCGGCGGACAAAGCGGACGGCTGCTCGACGATGTACACCGTTCCGGGTGCAATGTCATAATCAGACGTATGGTCGCGTGTGGTGGACTCCATAGAGTAACTTGGTAGTGATGCCGGTTTGAGTATTcagagatgatggatgaggcGATGTGAAGAGCTTTCTCCAGCTGATGATTCCTCCCTCTTATAATGACTTGGACGTAGGACAAGACGAGTTCCCATAGCGCAGTGATTCTTATCAATAACCTGCCGAGCGAAGTTGCCGGACGATGAATGAATGAGTCGAGCTGGTGATAGTTTCCTATCTCGCACTCATAGAGACTAAACCCAAAAGAGTCTTCCGACACGCTAAAAGTCAAACTCTATGGGCCCCAAGGGTCGGAATTTGCCTTCGCGATACCATCGCCAACTCCCTGGTATGGAGCTAAACCCAGATAGGTCTTCCGACACGCTAAGAACTTGGCGGAAATCTGGGGATAGCTTCATACCCCGCGATATCATCATTTCGATAACTCATTTTTACGTAAAAACTCCAAGGTTCCGATTCCGAAACTGGGTCCGAAAAAGATTGGCGAGCAGGGGTTCAAGCTAGGATTCGATGTGCTTACGATCGACCAGGGCAATGTCGCTGATTAAATGGAGAGAACCCACACAGTCATGGCATATAAGAGATCAaactcctcctcatcgacccCTGTCTTAAGATCAGTCACCCAGTACCAACCCCTTTATCTCCCTCTTTCCTATCATCTCTCCGTCTCGAATTCTTATCATGACTGTCAAGATTACCCCAAACCCTGATCTCGATGAGGTCCGCCAAGCCATAGCGGATTACATCCAAGAATTGTCGGACAAGCTGTGGACATTGAACAAGCAGGTGAGCGAGCAACATTGGATCTCGAGGACTAGCTAGCAAGCTGGACTAACACGAAGATACTCGCGTTAGATCCACGATGAACCCGAGATTGCCTTTGAAGAGTTCAAAGCCCAACAACACACCTCAGCCTTTCTCGAATCCCAAGGCCATCGGGTGCAACGAGGAGCATACAACCTTCCCACCGCATTCGAGTCGACACATGGAACTGGCGGCAGATGCGTCAACTTCAACGCTGAATACGATGCCCTCCCAGGGCTTGGCCACGCTTGCGGACACAACTTGATCGCAACAGCTGGTGTCGCTGCCTATCTAGCCTTGTCGTTTGTCATGGATAAGTACGGCATCAAGGGTAGGACACAACTGCTGGGCACCCCCGCTGAAGAGGACGGCGGAGGAAAGGTTTTGCTCCTCGATGCAGGGGCATACAAAGATGCCGACGTTTCCTTGATGATGTAAGACCTCACCATAGTATCAACTTGTCGCAGCCCATGCTCATCCTCACAA
The window above is part of the Fusarium falciforme chromosome 3, complete sequence genome. Proteins encoded here:
- a CDS encoding MFS domain-containing protein, which translates into the protein MESTTRDHTSDYDIAPGTVYIVEQPSALSADSTAAVILIPTPADDLTDPLRWSVWRKRYHLFLLIAYGTLMTALGNWEASIYVNIQEALGTTITLLNVGMALTLLMLGVGNVFLTPLSHKLGRRFTYLSSLIIVIASKIWLAKAKNSGDFIGAHVLFGLGRAPYEALIPISIADVLFTHERGFGLGIYSFGLMFGSSVGPIASGYMVKTLHWRWVYWWGAILCGVVWVVMFLTLEESCFIRKPSQVESTTFDPDERGTPTQESSSEDHKTAQEEVKDEKNDLQHHGSNTSVHRVGEVLDADNFRFQTSLWTVFPGSLGVLAKQCYQPLQLAWFPVILWCGIMYGASVSWISVLGTTTATMLGSAPYNFGNDALGLIWLSPLVGAIFGSYFAGSFNDQLTMFLSRRNRGWREPEFRLWAFLPTAFIMPGGLILYGVGAAKDLPWIAPIIGMGLVGFGLSVAAALTVAYTVDCYQAIDGEAVTTVILIRNLIGSALTFGIQPWIDSMGVTDTFITVGCLSFVITMAAGLLIVWGKKMRFLTKAAYMNFACLSG